tgagattattggtaaataataatgaaactacatctaattataccgtgaaaagtaataggcatctattcctcaaaatactgaacctataaaaaaaaaccaactggataagtgaagtatttcgctcgttatcgtgaccacaagatacgggatccgcacatacagacacacagacgtccaagacagaacttttttaaacaattttataattagtttaaataataaaaagagatttaaaagtgctaaaaatagtgttttttctcaacatttgtctattgaTTTTACTCCTACATATGAATTTATTCCTTTTTCCTTATTTCCATTCtttattcaatataaatattatcatatttagCAATACCTATTTCCAAAATACTTCAACCTTCATAAATACTACTCACGTACCAGTCATATAGTTTTTTTGTCATTGAGAATCACTTTGTTTGGTGGTACttaatttttaactaattttttttcttttggcaATATCGCTTAAATTAATAGATTCTAAAATTTCGCTTGCCGCAAGACTGAGAGAAGTTCGCGGAACTGACGGCCCTTATTTAAACAACATGGCccttatttaaaattagaagGATGTAATGGCAGatgcataaaaatataagtaacttGTATGTCAGACTAAGGAACTATGAAAAATCGTTGTTACTATACTACATTGccataaatataattcttacGTGGTAGTGATATTTACCTTCTATTTTGGATAAATAGTTTTGATTATCGATGTGCAGCTGTTCATACTGAGCAACGTTCAGCCCTGGAGCTATAATTTCCAATTTACGTACAATAGTTTCCAATTCGTTGACAGCGTTTCTAGCTCTAATATAGCGCAGGCGAAGAGCTGACGCTTGTTCGCTTTTGCGTCTTTGCAATGTGAGGAAACGTTGAACAGTCTGAAATAATTTTGTCGACAGGTATTTGTGAGTTTTTAGTattagtggagctttttgtgacagatttcGCTTGGGAACGTACTACCGCTATTcttatttcttatattattctATAGTTATTGTGTTCCGGTTGAAGGAGCGGTGTAATTAAAAAAGGTGTAATTGTCCACACCTCAGATTGATAGACGAAGGACGGTAGTTTGTaagatgtattattttatgcccTGTGTTGCTTGTTTATAGCCTGGTTTTCatttaccatcaagtgggccatctaCTTGAACGTCaatcattacaataaaaaaaaagtatcagtACGCTTTGGCGCTTAAGATGATCATTAATATTACAACCACACAATTTGTGAAATCCGTGGtaaaaagtgaaattttaatcgCGTCAATATTTTCTGTCTCTACactaataataagaaaatgtatctttgtttgttatttatgttcGTCTCAACCATTGCATTGTTCGTGATGCAATTTGACTTATTATACATATtgcttgcattctggagatgacacaggatacttttttttaacggtgaatgaaacATAGtacaaaacctgcatgcccgacaGTTTCCCACaaagttctcaaaagcgtgCAAACTCTACCAATCTCTTGCTTGGCTAGCGTAGTtgactactgcctaaacccttttcaatCCTAATCAACCAACTTCTGGGTATATCTGGTCTCCTACCCATACCCAGTTgcgggttgataatgatgatggtgatgaatctTCCcaggtaatatataaatattgtcttTGGTACCTAGTCGGCTTCACAACCTAACCTTCTCATTTCAGATCTTTGTAAACGATGTCAAATTTGCATAGAGAactttgcatcctggagactgACAACTGCGTTAGTTATAAAACGCAGagaaagccgcgggcaaaagctagtagataattcatttaaaacctATTTATAAACCTCATTAAACCTATAagtaaatcttatttatatccTGCATACCTTATTGCATTTACATACCTTATCTGCAATCGGTTTGCCCTTCTTAGAATATATAAGACCTGTCCCAGTACTTCTTTCATAGTTTTGCAGACCGTCAAAATTGTTCTCTGCTTGCTCCCGCTTACCTGCATATTCAGCTTCAACGGTATTAAGTTTTGCTTTTATCTATTGTATACATTAAGAACTTTAATAGTAAAGGTTTTAATGATTTgcacataaatttttttatttctttagttgATTCATTGAAATTGGTTTATTTGGATGCATAAAGTTAACAGTGAATTTTTAATATCCAATTTTCAGAAAGTAAGTTTAAGTCATCGATCcgtcctaacctaacctaactaatattacaaattcaaaagtgttttttctTGTGTTTCCTACCTatatgccctaactaagcaaccaatcgacgttTTTTgtcaaacagttttttttagctATAATCGTGACATAGACTAGAGCtggaccacaatctcacctgatgaaaaGTGCAGaagtggcctaagatgggacgcgcttgcctagaagatgcctttttGCTCTTGTTaaaaagatacccaggttgtaagaattaggaagtacagaactcggaagggtaTTCCAAaccaaagagttagttgaaagttgtaaaaaaaaacaaaccgttATAAACACGTCAAATagagcgggcaacagctagtttaaatttGGAAGCAGCCGCATCAAATTAAGTACCAACTCGAATATTTTTTCAGCTGTATGAAAGGTCAGCAATTGTTCAAATGGAAACCGCAACCGCACTGCGCCGCGACACGCAATGCGATATTTCTCACAAACCGAACTATTAACTTAATttgcttaatattattttgtatttgtaaatTTTGACCAATCAATAGTATCCATTGGCAAAAATTTCgtgtttacttaaaatttaataaagtttttagtgATTGATATTTACGTCAGCCATTTCAAGATCTTCCTTTTCCTTTAACTCTTGGAAACTAAAGAGCTTCTGTTGATATTTTTCTTCCAAATGGGGATTATTTTCTAGTGGTTTTAAAACGTGTTCCAGTTTCctttttctgtaattttaaaagtttaccttgtataatttttattcctgAATTATTACTAAGgtgaaactataaaaatatttccacaAAAAGTTAACATTCTtgcaaaatttgtaaaaaaaaattgtataattctATTGACcgattaatgaaaaaaaaatgatattttcttGAGCGCACATTGTACAATCTTTTCAAACCAAGgagacattttattattatacacctAAAAATGGCTATCGGTATCGGAgagcaatatttatatatacattattttccaaattttcagcttctacctattttattacaattccaATCTACATTAAGTCATACACGAATTGTTGCTTATTTTAATGGACAACCATCTTGCATTTTtagtacttacttataatattcagcgAGGCGACGGTGAAGTAAATTGTTTCTTATTTGTACGTGGTTTCGATCTAAAATTAGATCCTTATAAGCCAGAAGATATTCCTCCCGGTTTATAGTAATAGATGCCGTAGCTACTCCTTGCCCTATTTGACCAAGAGACTCATCTTCATTGCTCACTGGagaaacattaatatttaagggTGTGATTTTGTGAAGCTTCTTGTATTGATATGACATGACTCAAAgcgtaaaacataaaaataagtcaaGTTGAGATACTAATTTAATCAATGAAAGATTCAAAAACATGTTCTACTGCTACAAGAAATAATAAGAGAAAAGAG
This portion of the Pararge aegeria chromosome 14, ilParAegt1.1, whole genome shotgun sequence genome encodes:
- the LOC120629447 gene encoding uncharacterized protein LOC120629447 → MADSKAPSKKTRDNKEIEAQRETAYSSSESSVSNEDESLGQIGQGVATASITINREEYLLAYKDLILDRNHVQIRNNLLHRRLAEYYKKRKLEHVLKPLENNPHLEEKYQQKLFSFQELKEKEDLEMADIKAKLNTVEAEYAGKREQAENNFDGLQNYERSTGTGLIYSKKGKPIADKTVQRFLTLQRRKSEQASALRLRYIRARNAVNELETIVRKLEIIAPGLNVAQYEQLHIDNQNYLSKIEEREDELIKNRANCTEHNQMLAHIREKMHHTDEVIDFAECDLGDAEIELLRAREDLGNIKGRRDKLRWSLEAERVKAGLLTRKDLLRDFQDATDEVIKLREKKKELEQEISDTTNKLRDARHKMQLHPQLLI